Sequence from the Neomonachus schauinslandi chromosome 9, ASM220157v2, whole genome shotgun sequence genome:
CCTGTTAAAGTTGTAATTTTTAGAGTAAACATTTATTGCACAAGACTAGAAATTAGTGTAATATTATTTCACATacacaaacaaattttaaaataaataccttctAGATGATAAGCTTTTCAGATGCAGTAATGAAGAATCCAAATCAAAGCAACCTGATTGTGTCTTTCTTTGAGGAACCTAAGATCAAAATAAtcatttgtaatatttaaaaacactgtaattttttcttgagttGATAGAACACTTTTCAAATGAAAGCTAAGCATATACAGCAAATAATAAAACTTCTCCCAAAACAGCTTACTTACAATAATGCTCTTTATTACATACTGTTcttatgttctcattttattaaCTGGTAGGAAAAAACAGATAATTAATAAAAGCACTTTTACTAGGTTTTGACTTTTTAAGAAGcagtatttgttttctaaaaccAAATCTTACATGGAATCCTAATATATAAAAAGACTTTTACcttttaactttattatatatagttgacccttgaacaacacagggattATGGGGCACTGACCACCCCCAACCCTCTGCAGttgaaaattcacatataagttttggttcccccaaaacttaactacgaattgcctactattgactggaagccttaccattAATATAAATagctgattaacacatattttgtatgttatatgtgttatatactgtattatattcTTAAAGTAAAGCTAAAGAacatgttactaagaaaatcacaaggaagagaaaatacatttacagtaaaaaaaaaaaaaagaaacccacatgTAAGTGAACCCAGGCAGTTAAAccagtgttgttcaagggtcaactgtacttcagtATTTTGTGGGGGCAGTAAAAGATtgatagctttaaaataaaaagaaacaaaaaagaaatagtgatgGGAGCCTGGGGTCCTGCCAGGTCTGCTGCTCCTTagtccatccccaccccactgtATGATTCCAAGAACCCTGGAGCTTCACAGAGAACAGGATTGAAAAATACTGCTCTGCATGTTCCATCACCATTGTATACCACATTATATTTAAGACACCAATCAAACCAGCTAGataaaaatatcctaaaaatGAAAGAGCCAGgtgtaaaataaaggtaaaatcaCATATAACATGCAAATTAGAAAGACTTGTTTCTAGAATATTAAATATCTATacctattaaatatattttttaaagattttgtttatttgacagagagagagatagtgagaaagggaacacaaacagggggagtgggagagggagaagcaggcctcctgccaagcagggagcccaactggggggtggcggggctcgatcccaggaccccgggatcatgacctgagccgaaggagacgcctaatgactgagccacccaggtgccccatacctATTAAATATGATACTGAAAGTCTAAATAGTCTTAATAGTTTTGAGAGTTTACAAGTGTACCATGCTATTTTTTGTAGTAAGAACTTAATGTGAAGTTTTCTATCTAAACTCTGTCTTTAATTCtgaaaagttctttatttcttctgataCTGCATTTTCCTGGTTCCATCTAGTCCTACTTTTCAGAATTTGTACTAGACTTACACTGaacatctcattttatcctctgTGGCTCTTTCACATTTTaccatctctcttcctttctgtacTTCTTTCGAAGTGCTTTCTTAATATCTGTCTCTCCATTTACTCAATTGCTATTCAACTGATTCTAGTCCACTGTTAATCCATCTGTATTTTTatgaacatgtgtgtgtatgcacagcaattaaaatatttttcatacttaaaattttgatttatttatttttgaagtacaCATGTTCTTGCATCTCGACCCCTTGTCTGTTCCTGTCCCACAAGAGGCATTAAACCCTAGCATTATATTAGGTTCAGATATCCTAGAGGGCCATAATTTGCCCCAAATTTGGAGatatatctttctttctcttacattatattatgtatttaagaGTTATACtctgtattattttgtattaaagGTTATATTCTATCAGGATTCCTGTGTTTGAGGAGGAAGGGTCTGCCTTTATCAACTCAGTCCACCATACTAAACAGAAGTCTACAGTGCCTTTTATATTGGTATGAtgctgacctatttttttttctgatcacttgggtcttttattttattttttatttacttatttttaaaatattttatttatttatttgacaaagagagagagtgagagagggaacacaagcagggggagtgggagagggagaagcaggcttcccgctgagcagggagctcgatgcggggcttgatcccaggaccccaggatcatgacccgacccgaaggcagatgcttaatgactgagccacccaggcgcccctcacttggGCCTCTTAAAAGTACCCCATAGGTAGGTCATATATTTGgggttattttaaattgtttggaatttaacttctctaaaataaacatttatggtccaaattataaatttaaattctagatttcttattcaataattattttttgaacatAGGCCAGATATTGTATCCTTTCAGTTTGCTTAACACAGATAAAGCAACAAAAATTATCTTATGTCAGTAGCAAAAACATACATGTTTTTATTCTGCTATGATATTGATCACTTGTCTTAGGTTTAACTGAAATGGCAGGTATAGCAACTAACTACTGATTGCTTACTATGTGTTAGGAATGATACTAATCATCCTCACAACACTAACAGAGACAGTATCACTTCCTTTTtaatgatgaagaaactgaggctcagattaCTGAACTAATGTCACAAATGTCATACAGCTAGGGTGAAGTCAGTGTGACTCCAAAGCAACACTCTTAACCATTGCACTCAGATCTACAAATCTATTTGTAAATGTAGAGTGGGGAAATTTATATGTCTCAAAATAAGATATGGCATGGCTTCCAGGTTAAAGACAACCACAAATTTGATTCCCAAATGACCAAGCTGGTGGTGTCAACCAGCTTTGGtgctaaaatacaaatttatacaAACCCACTTGacactaaatattttctttatatttagtaacaattaaaatattagacaaaagaatttcagagaaattttataatccataatatttttattcatgctTTTAGCCTTTCCCCATATTAACACataactattaaataaaaaataaaatgtttcctaaCTGGAAATTTCTGTTAAAggtatttaaattcttttcaattACAATTTGGATAAAatgatttgtaaacattttagACGTTTCCaactttaaatatgaaataagaggaaaaaaaccttacAGGACTTGAAAGAAGAGGCAATCCAGTTCGAGGATGAAAGGCTCTGGTTGAAGTTCCATCTAAGGAATGAAAATTATGTTTCCGCCAGACACTTGAATGTTTCAGTGGTATAGTCTTCTGCTAGGAAAGTAATTAGATTTTATGGTAATATATAAgtaatttgtgattttattcttATTCCTAATATGTACTGAGGTATTACATCCTTGGTGGTGAAGTTGATGATCTATAGAtctatatctacacacacacacacacacacacacatacacacacacacacacccattcttACTTTAATCAGAAAACAATGTCTAAGTTTTTTCCAGGATACTGAATAAACTCAAATATTCTAAAGAAACTATGTCCAAATATAATTGCCTAATCAACATATGGTCATATTTATAAATACTCAGAGTCTAAAATCTGGTAAACtaacatttgatatttttaatttgtaaaaaaaaaaaaaacaaacaaaaaaactactcACAGgtagaaaaaatagaatattctaaaatataaaactatgttaCTATTAAGAGACATTCTCAGAGCATATAATTTGGTGGAACATGATACAGAAATacaataaatgtgaattaaaaatatatatataatgcagtTATAGTACCATGTTTTTGAAGTGATACAGGAAACAGGCTAATTCTTCAGAATTAGGCAAGTTTAAACCTGAACACCAGAAATTCATAGTAACAcatgaaaatcagaaaagactaatttgggtcctggctctgccatttgctagctttgtgaccctgggcaagatGCTTAAACTCTCTAAGCTGAAGATCCTCATTTATAAACTGGAGTTAGTAGTAACACCTAACTTCATAGTTTAGTGGAAGGATTAAGTATGTCAACATgtgtaaaatattcagaaaaaggCCTGGGCACTTAGTAAATGCTGtatgattatatttaaaacaagaacatgaaaaaataaatcttagtaCCTTGAAAAATACTATAGCCAAATTAAGCCACCCTATTAGGTACCAGAAAGGATCATGAAAAGCTAATTGTTCTGTGACAATTATAATTTTAGGAAATTAGAAACTACCATTTGATTAAGTCCATATGTTAGAGAACTAATTTTAGTGATAAAGATGAACTAAGGTCATTCAGATTTGGATCAAGGTAGTTAAGAAGTAGTTTTCCATAACTGAGATTTAAATTTGTGATAATACTTGGAGAATTAAGGgaaattaaagtataataataattttctaaacttaaaaaatggttttgtataaagtcaaataaaatggaaataatcaaagTATCTTCTTGACATAGTGCATGGAAggtttacaaaatatttcaaaatctgtTATTTGATTGCTGTTATTTGGTTGTCACAAGTGGGATAGGCACAAGAGATTGATCATTCTCTGAGGAGACTGAGACTGAGGGTTTTAAAAGTTACAtgacttaggggcgcctgggtggctcagttggttaagcgactgccttcggctcaggtcatgatcctggagtcccgggatcgagtcccacatcgggctccctgctcggcagggagtctgcttctccctctgaccctcccccctctcatgttctctctctgtctcattctctctctcaaataaataaataaaaaaaaaatctttaaaaaaaaaaaaaagttacatgacTTACTCAGTGTGACTTAAGGACCAAATTGTGAAGTCAGGACTGGAACCCAGGTATTCTGACCAAAGCCTAGTAATTTCACTATAGATATTCCTAAAATCCTTAGCTGAGTGGTAGCATAACACAATGGGCACACTGTATTAGGTCAGAGCTGCTAACAAACAATATGTTAAGCGAATGAGTTTCATTTCTGACTATTTACTCTCCAGCACTTGTCCATAGTattgaaataactaaaaaaaacgggggggggggcatgaagaatttatttaacatttgctCTTAAGTGGGTTATTTAGAAAGGATGTTAATACTACTTTTACTGCAGTTTTATTGTAACAGATTGTGTACTATAATTAATGGGTACCTTGGGCCTTTATAACTAGAGTTCCTGTAAACAAAATTCAAACCATATGACTGtttgagaaatatatttgaaatattagaTGTTACCTACCAACACGTCTGTACTTTTCAGTCGTTCACATGTAGACAAACAGTTTTTGATATTCTTTCTCTGAGAGCAGTTTTGCGATTTTTCATCAATTGTCTCTTCTTTCTTATCCTGTTCATTTTTCAATTGGTCTGGCTTTTTGCATTTGAAAACTTCATTATCGTTGAGATAATTTTCTATACTATTAAGTTGAGTATTTTGCTCACATGTCTTGGGCCTTTTCGAGTCTTTATTTGAGCACTTGTTTTCATGTTTGTTCAAATATCCAGACATTTCcaacacagtttttatttttgagtcatTTTTCTTGGAATTCTCAAATTGATGATTGTTAAAAGACACTGGattacaattttcattttttattattttttccttatacttATTTGTGCAAATCTGTTTGCTGGTACTGTTGGAATTTGAATACTGTTTATCGATTTCATTGCTAATTTCTTGCTCCTTAAATTGACACTCAGAAAGTGTACTTTCCAATCTAACTGTCAAATCTAAGTTATTTTTTTTGCAGTGAGGCGTATTTGAGGGAGTCAAAAAACCAGTAGCTTTGTTCTGTGTCTCTTGAAATGTATTTTGGATGATTTCACTAGGATTGTCCTGATAAAAATTTCTTATTTGAGGTTTCAAAGAGGACTTGACTTTACTATTGCATTTAAAAGAACTCAATGAATTACTGAGTATTAAGTTTTCCCTTTCACTGCTGTCTTCTAGTAAggaaaattttttattagaaatggaaatggagGTGTCATCCTTGTTTTTCTTCAACAAATTTTTGTCTTCATACAAACTCCTAAACACTTTAGAAGGAACAGAATTGGAGTCATGCACGTTGAATGACTGCCGGGATATATGTGATGCTGTTGGATCAATATGCTCCAAGTGTTGTGCAATCCTTGCAATAACATCTTGCCGCTCCTGGAGTAAAGAGCCTATCAAAGGATTAGTCTCACCAACAGACTGACGAGAATAAAGACCATCCGAAATGCCAGTTGCACTTCGAGGAGTTTCTGGTTTTACTTGAATTTTTCCCTCACTGGTGTCTTCTGAGGAGGTAAGCTCTGGACTAccaaaagaaatggagaatgtttctttacattttctcacattttcattttcttgtgaaaCTCGGAAAAGTTTTGAATTAAGCGAACTAGACTGCTGCATATTAAATGGATGTCCAGAAACATGTGAAATGCTTGGATCACAATGAATCAAATGCTGAGCAATTCTTGCAATAACTTCTTGTCGCTCCTGAATTAAAGAGCCTATTAACGGATTAGTCTCACCAACTGATTGCCAGGGACTCTGGCGGCTAGAGACATTGGAATCAATcattgaaaatgattttaaagttctGACTGGTGTTTCATGTGACTTTTTATCTCCTCTACCACTGTAACCCAGAATATTGGCTTGACATGTTCCACAGTCAGATTTACTGCCAGTGCCTGGATACAGTTTGACATTTTTGACAGCTGCAGTATGTTCTGGAGTTGTGCCATTTTTTGGATGCAGTACGCTTTCAGGTGCCATGGTCCAAGATTGTTTGCTACACAGACGCTGTGAACTATTTGTACTACATTGTTCTGCTTCATTAGAATTGCGGTGCTGATGGGCTTTAAGTTCATGTTCTTGAATTCTTTTCTCATAAAGGCCAATATTAGTGTGAATACTACAGGTCAACACTGGGTAATTAGACTGTCTGGGCAAGGACTGAACGCTGACTTTCAAGGCCACATTGTGAGAAACATTGGGAACAGGAAACACATGTTCAGTTGGAGTCTGTGAAAAATTCCACTGCAGGTCTACATCAGCAGCACTGATTCTAGAATCATACAGAAA
This genomic interval carries:
- the FAM214A gene encoding protein FAM214A isoform X1 → MKPDRDTLDEYFEYDAEEFLVSLALLITEGRTPECSVKGRTESFHCPPAQSCYPVTTKHECSDKLAQCRQARRTRSEVSLLWKNSLPIMVEVMLLPDCCYSDDGPTTEGIDLHDPAIKQDALLLERWVLEPVPRQSGDRFIEEKTLLLAVRSFVFFSQLSAWLSVSHGAIPRNILYRISAADVDLQWNFSQTPTEHVFPVPNVSHNVALKVSVQSLPRQSNYPVLTCSIHTNIGLYEKRIQEHELKAHQHRNSNEAEQCSTNSSQRLCSKQSWTMAPESVLHPKNGTTPEHTAAVKNVKLYPGTGSKSDCGTCQANILGYSGRGDKKSHETPVRTLKSFSMIDSNVSSRQSPWQSVGETNPLIGSLIQERQEVIARIAQHLIHCDPSISHVSGHPFNMQQSSSLNSKLFRVSQENENVRKCKETFSISFGSPELTSSEDTSEGKIQVKPETPRSATGISDGLYSRQSVGETNPLIGSLLQERQDVIARIAQHLEHIDPTASHISRQSFNVHDSNSVPSKVFRSLYEDKNLLKKNKDDTSISISNKKFSLLEDSSERENLILSNSLSSFKCNSKVKSSLKPQIRNFYQDNPSEIIQNTFQETQNKATGFLTPSNTPHCKKNNLDLTVRLESTLSECQFKEQEISNEIDKQYSNSNSTSKQICTNKYKEKIIKNENCNPVSFNNHQFENSKKNDSKIKTVLEMSGYLNKHENKCSNKDSKRPKTCEQNTQLNSIENYLNDNEVFKCKKPDQLKNEQDKKEETIDEKSQNCSQRKNIKNCLSTCERLKSTDVLQKTIPLKHSSVWRKHNFHSLDGTSTRAFHPRTGLPLLSSPVPQRKTQSGCFDLDSSLLHLKSLSSRSPRPCLNIEDDPDIHEKPFLSSSAPPITSLSLLGNFEESVLNYRLDPLGIVDGFTAEVGASGVFCPTHLTLPVEVSFYSVSDDNAPSPYMGVITLESLGKRGYRVPPSGTIQVTLFNPNKTVVKMFVVIYDLRDMPANHQTFLRQRTFSVPVKQEMKRSVNKENIRHTEERLLRYLIHLRFQSSKSGKIYLHRDVRLLFSRKSMEVDSGAAYELKSYTESPTNPQFSPRC
- the FAM214A gene encoding protein FAM214A isoform X2; the encoded protein is MKPDRDTLDEYFEYDAEEFLVSLALLITEGRTPECSVKGRTESFHCPPAQSCYPVTTKHECSDKLAQCRQARRTRSEVSLLWKNSLPIMVEVMLLPDCCYSDDGPTTEGIDLHDPAIKQDALLLERWVLEPVPRQSGDRFIEEKTLLLAVRSFVFFSQLSAWLSVSHGAIPRNILYRISAADVDLQWNFSQTPTEHVFPVPNVSHNVALKVSVQSLPRQSNYPVLTCSIHTNIGLYEKRIQEHELKAHQHRNSNEAEQCSTNSSQRLCSKQSWTMAPESVLHPKNGTTPEHTAAVKNVKLYPGTGSKSDCGTCQANILGYSGRGDKKSHETPVRTLKSFSMIDSNVSSRQSPWQSVGETNPLIGSLIQERQEVIARIAQHLIHCDPSISHVSGHPFNMQQSSSLNSKLFRVSQENENVRKCKETFSISFGSPELTSSEDTSEGKIQVKPETPRSATGISDGLYSRQSVGETNPLIGSLLQERQDVIARIAQHLEHIDPTASHISRQSFNVHDSNSVPSKVFRSLYEDKNLLKKNKDDTSISISNKKFSLLEDSSERENLILSNSLSSFKCNSKVKSSLKPQIRNFYQDNPSEIIQNTFQETQNKATGFLTPSNTPHCKKNNLDLTVRLESTLSECQFKEQEISNEIDKQYSNSNSTSKQICTNKYKEKIIKNENCNPVSFNNHQFENSKKNDSKIKTVLEMSGYLNKHENKCSNKDSKRPKTCEQNTQLNSIENYLNDNEVFKCKKPDQLKNEQDKKEETIDEKSQNCSQRKNIKNCLSTCERLKSTDVLTIPLKHSSVWRKHNFHSLDGTSTRAFHPRTGLPLLSSPVPQRKTQSGCFDLDSSLLHLKSLSSRSPRPCLNIEDDPDIHEKPFLSSSAPPITSLSLLGNFEESVLNYRLDPLGIVDGFTAEVGASGVFCPTHLTLPVEVSFYSVSDDNAPSPYMGVITLESLGKRGYRVPPSGTIQVTLFNPNKTVVKMFVVIYDLRDMPANHQTFLRQRTFSVPVKQEMKRSVNKENIRHTEERLLRYLIHLRFQSSKSGKIYLHRDVRLLFSRKSMEVDSGAAYELKSYTESPTNPQFSPRC